In one window of Astyanax mexicanus isolate ESR-SI-001 chromosome 18, AstMex3_surface, whole genome shotgun sequence DNA:
- the agxtb gene encoding alanine--glyoxylate and serine--pyruvate aminotransferase b, whose amino-acid sequence MLPKALLSRGAALAALDLSLPVRTAQRAASSVTIPPPACMLQPLEVPTRYLFGPGPSNVSPRVLAAGGRPIIGHLHPEMYQIMNDIKKGIQYAFQTSNNMTLSMSGSGHTAMECAVFNTVEPGESVLVSINGVWGERVAEIAERMGGKVHTLVKSPGGHFTNEEIEKALAKHKPVLFFLTHGESSAGLVHPIDGIGDLCRKHNCLFLVDSVASLGAAPLLMDQQNIDILYTGSQKALNAPPGTAPISFNDRACHKMFNRKTKPVSYLLDMTHLSNYWGNDGKPARDYHHTGPVSGFFTLRESLAILAEKGLENSWRQHKEVAEYLWKGIEDLGLKLFIKDKDLRLPSVTTIAIPEGYNWRELLTYMMKHHQMEMTGGLGPSIGMVIRVGLMGYNCSKPNADKALAALADALKHCPKSKA is encoded by the exons ATGCTGCCCAAAGCTCTACTCTCCCGGGGCGCCGCTCTGGCCGCCCTGGACCTCTCCCTGCCCGTCCGCACGGCCCAGCGGGCAGCCTCCTCCGTCACCATCCCGCCACCAGCCTGCATGCTGCAGCCACTGGAGGTGCCCACCCGCTACCTGTTCGGCCCCGGGCCCTCAAACGTGTCCCCTCGGGTACTGGCTGCAGGAGGGAGGCCCATCATCGGACATCTGCACCCAGAGATGTACCAG ATTATGAATGACATCAAGAAGGGAATCCAGTACGCGTTTCAGACCAGTAATAACATGACCCTGTCCATGAGCGGCTCGGGACACACAGCGATGGAGTGCGCGGTGTTTAACACAGTGGAGCCCGGCGAGAGTGTGCTGGTGTCAATCAACGGCGTGTGGGGGGAACGAGTGGCCGAAATCGCTGAGAGGATGG GAGGTAAAGTTCACACTTTGGTAAAAAGTCCTGGTGGGCACTTCACAAATGAAGAAATCGAAAAG GCTCTAGCCAAACACAAGCCGGTTCTGTTTTTCCTCACACATGGAGAGTCCTCCGCTGGCCTGGTCCACCCCATTGATGGGATCGGAGATCTGTGTCGCAA ACACAACTGCTTGTTCTTGGTGGACTCTGTGGCTTCGCTGGGAGCTGCACCTCTACTGATGGACCAACAGA ATATTGATATCCTGTATACAGGCTCCCAGAAGGCTTTAAATGCTCCTCCAGGAACAGCTCCCATATCATTCAATGACAGAGCATG CCACAAGATGTTCAACAGAAAAACAAAGCCTGTGTCCTACCTCCTCGACATGACCCACCTGTCCAACTACTGGGGTAACGATGGGAAGCCTGCCAGAGA TTACCATCACACCGGACCCGTCTCTGGATTCTTCACCCTCAGGGAGAGTCTGGCCATCCTGGCAGAGAAG GGTCTGGAGAACTCCTGGAGGCAGCATAAAGAAGTAGCAGAGTATCTGTGGAAGGGTATAGAGGACCTGGGCCTGAAGCTCTTCATCAAAGACAAG GACCTGAGGCTGCCCTCAGTCACCACCATTGCCATCCCTGAAGGATACAACTGGAGGGAACTGCTGACTTACATGATGAAGCACCATCAGATGGAGATGACAGGAGGTCTGGGGCCCTCTATAGGCATG GTGATCCGAGTGGGACTGATGGGCTACAACTGCAGCAAGCCCAACGCTGATAAGGCTCTTGCGGCCTTGGCAGATGCTCTGAAACACTGCCCAAAGAGCAAGGCCTAG